aaatatgataattataCAGTGTTCTTTTTGTGATTTTTTGTTATTAAATACTGATCTACGACAACTAAAATACATATAATACAATTTAATACCTGATCATCCATATTTGATTTTCTTTTGTAggtttttctctttttttttggTTCTTGATCTTTATTCATCATTAATCTCTGAAAAACAggaaaatatacatatatataaaaagaTTGTCAGTTATTCAGTTATTGATTAGTACAATATATGAACCAACCAAAAATAAAAATGAATCAGTAAATATACTGATTGTATAGTTAACACTAATtagtaattatttattattataaatacCTTTCgacataattttattttttttatcttcTCCTGTGCTCCTTCTTCATCACCTGTTGTTTGTTCAGTAGTATCTTCATCTCTATTTTTATCCACAGATTTGTCTTCAACCTGTTATATTAATGGCACAAAACATTTTTTTGGTTTAAAATATTGTTTGGGAACAAGGCATGCATAAAATGGTCAATTAGACTTTAGCTATATATATGaaccttgctggaatcttatGAATGAGTGTTAGGAAGAATATATAACATTCTTCATTCAGATGAGGCAAGTCTGGAATGTAGGTACATGTGTTCTCTATATACAAACTAGGCTAAACAAGTTCACCAAATCATACAAAAATTTTGTATCTGTCTAATTCGAGACATATACAATCTTTCATGCTCAGCTAATAATCTGTCATCACTACTCACAAGTTAAATCCCCTGTACTACACTCACAACCATTGAAAAAAAGGTAGGATATTCTTGGCCTATATGTGTTTGTAGGAAGTATACTTCCATTCTGTTTTTGAATTCATTATTGAAAGTTCTAATTAGCTTTTCTGATCACCACCATCTTAACTTTGAAGACTAGAATTGTGTTAAATCACAAATATGGCATATATTTCTATACCACACACACACGGGTAGAATTTGAGTTTCTTTTGAATGAGTTCAGAAGATGGTGCgaaaaaattatgttaaaatCATGCGAGTTACCCAAAAATCATTCCCCTGTTTCTAGTTCTAAATAGGGTTGGCCTTGAAGTTTACATCATTCAAGTCAAAATCAGTTTACGAGACCCTAAGTAATATACAAGCTGCAGTTTTCATATAACTAGTATTTAAAAAGAACTCAGAAAATCACTAAAAAATTGATTATTTTCACGCGTTTACAGAAAAATACCTCACGAAAAGACTTAGTTGAGGTCTTTTAGCTCTTGCTTTCTTCCATTTAACTGGTGGCATTGTAATATTTTCTTCCATAGAAGAATCCTTGTCTCTCCTTTTATTGTTATGTTGATTCTCTGCACATATTAAATTAATGATTAAATCCTTTTATTAAAAAAACACTAGATTCAagttattaatttaaaattctaTATACCTTTGGGTACTTCTTTCTTTATATCTTCATCTGTGCTTTCAGAGTCTGTATAAGCAACCAACTCAACAACTTTTCCTTTTAATGGCGATCTTAATTTTTGAATGTGTGGACTTCTGCGTGCTTCCATCTTTTTCCTGCAAAAAATGTCGTTACATATTATCATACAGGAATTAAACATATCTCAAAACATTGGTAACTGGAATCATATTTCATTttattgattttttaaataaacaAGCTTCAGATCTAAGACACATAGTTTTTTAATAGAAACATCTAATACAGCtcttagaaaaatataaaaatgcaCTATAAACGCATTCCACTAAAACATTTAGTCATAAAAACCGAAATTAATTGAATGTAAAGTAAAGTTCAAATAACACTATCCAACTAATTCTGTTCATTGTTCATAGATATCTCCCAGGCATCCATACACAAACTCACAAAAGAATTAGTATAAACTCGAATTCTATTCTAACTAAAAAGCTCAACTCAACTTTTAATCCGGGCGTCCAAGCAAAATTCAGTCAATCCAAGCTCAAATTATCAATCTGAGTCTATTCCATTCCTTAAACAACcctaatttctaataaatatcTCAACAAGTAATGCATTCACCGTTTCAAAGTATATCTTGAAAATCAGTATAATCAGTATAATACAAACATTCAAACACATTAATCTAAGAAACAATATGAACCAAATCAGTAAAATACACAACACTTTTTGTTCACATAATCAAATCAGTAAGAGCATAAAAATTTGAATCACAAATTTTGAATACGTACTCTATTAGCAGTTAAATTAGTCTTAGATCAGTGATTAAATACTAATTAACATCTGTTTCAACTATACAATAACAACATCACTTTATAGTTTAATGacaaaaattaattaaaaaaccACAACAATAAAAAAAACACATATTGAGTAATAATCAACTAATAAATGTGATAATCGATTGATGTTTACTGTCGATAAATTTTGCACATAGAAACATCTGATATTTTCAAACTATATCTTAAAAATAGGTAAAATCAATAAAACTCAAACATGCAAACAGATTAATCTAAGAAACATTATAAACCTAAACTGTAAAATACAGAACACTTTCTGTTCACATAAATACTGATTTTAGACACAAATTAGAAACACAGAGTTTCAAAACATACTCTATTATTAGTTAGATCAGTGATTAAATACTGATTAATATCTATTTCAACAAAACACAACATCAATTAGGAAGAGTATTAATCAGCAAGTGCATAAAATTTTAGAAACACAAATTAGGAAGAGTATTAATCAGTAAAACGTACTCTATTTGTAGTTAGATCAGTGATTAAATACTGATTAACATCTTTTCAACAACACAAAACATCATCAATCAATATTTTCATGACAAAAATTAATTAAAACCTACGGAAATCACAAAAAAAACATGCATCTATGAATACAACTTTATATCAACCAATACAACATATATCAACTAATAATCTACTAATGCAAGTGATAATCGATTGATGTTTACCGTTGATTAGTTTTTACTGATTTTTTGAAGAATAAGCTTCAGATCTACAAATTTCGAGCGATTTGTTTGATATTTGAACAGCTTCCTTCAAATTCGTACTGCTAATCTCTGTATAAAGTGATGAATATGAATTTTTTGTTTGATTTTATACTGTTTGTAGCGGTTGAATTGATAATAAATGACTTTTAAGTCTGTAACTGTTTTGTATGTATCGTGTGTGTATATGCGCCAAATATAATTTTGAATAATGGGTAACTACTTTTATTTTGGGCTGGTCTGGATGGTCTTATTTTTGGGCCAAGTTTGGGTTGGGCTGGggtttttagtttttaattttaatttggtTTGTAGCTGAGTaggactatatatatatataagatccTATTTATTATTAAAAACCTAGCAATTAACCATGTGATACATAACCGTAGTTATTTCTTTCACCTGAAATTTCCCAATTAAGAAGCTCAAATCACCGTTTTGTTCGTTTCTCAAAATTCCATGTCATATAAGTCTTGTCATCTGACATGGTCTGATTCGTCTTAGTCTTTTGTCATTTTAGTCTTCTTCTTTCGTTTTTTTCATCAATCATTATCATGGATCTGGTACAAAGTATGAACGTTATTTCTTTGGAGGATGAGGAAGAAGGGGGGCTTCAGATAGAGGAACCAACAGGAGATGTGATTGGTTTGCATGTTCAAGGTTTTGATCCAAAACTGTGTGTGGTCGGCAGATTCATATCAGAAGGGAAGGTGGATTTCATGGCAATGCAACATACCATGGCTGCCTTATGGAAACCTGGAAGGGGTGTTTATATGAAGGAGTTGGATTTGAATCTATATTTGTTTCAGTTCTATCACGAGATAGACGTTAAGAGGGTAATGGAGGGTTGTCCGTGGTCTTTCAACAGATGTGCTTTGGTTATGGCTCGTCTAAAGGAAGGCGAGAACCCAAGAAACGTTGCTCTAAATAGGATGGAATTATGGGTACAAGTTCATGATTTGAAATTAGGCTTCATGTCAGAGAAAATTTTAAGTGGTATTGGGAACTATGTTGGCAAGTTCGTTGAAGTTTGTTCCAATAATTTTAATGGAGTATGGCGGGACTACATGAGAATACGAGTATCCATTGATCTTCGTGTGCCGCTGAAACGTCGAATGAAACTTAAAATGGCAGGGGATGAGTGGTTTTGGGTAAATTTCAAATATGAAAACATCCCAACATTCTGCTTCATTTGCGGCATTATTGGCCACTTTGAAAAATTCTGTAGCAAGCTGTTTGAAATGCCGGAGAACGACATTGTCAAGCCTTACGGTCCTTGAATGAGAGCCCCATTTCGGAATTAAGTCAAGCCCATAGGTGCCAAATGGCTTCGAAATGGCATGGATGTTGGAGGTTCGAGCTCTGGGATGGATTTGCATGGAGTTACTAGTGGGAAAGACGAAGCCAATCACGATCCACAAAAATCTCCTATAATTGCGGAGACAGGTAGACAGGGAGAGATTGGTGGGATATCAAGTCTTCAAAATGTTATCTCAAGAGCGGGGAATGAGATTGGAAACAAAATCGTAACAGACTCTCAAGTAATTAGGGAGCAACTAAAAAAAAGGGATATTTCTGTTATTGAAACGAAGAAAAGAAGGACGGATAATGAGCTGGATGTTGGCAATGATTTGGACCGAAATAAAGACATTATCATGGAATCTGAGGATGATATTCTCTCTGTAATAAATGAGAAAACAACTGATAATAACAATAGTTCAAAAAACGGATTTATGGCGGGTACTCATGGGAGTGCTCGCCTATCATTATGAGTATTCTGGGATGGAATTGCCATGGGCTTGGGACCCCGTGGGCTTTCCAATTCCTAAAGGAGATTGTTCTCCAAAAGAAACCCGATCTTGTCTTTATAAGTGAAATATTATGCAAGCAAGTAACAGTAGAGAAGTTCATTCAATCAGTCGATTTTGAAGGAAGTATAGTTGTAGAATCTCAGGGGCACAACGGAGGAATTGCTTTAATTTGGAGGAATCGGAATGAGGTAACTTTGCAAACGTATAACAAAAATCACATAGATGTGAAAGTCAGGAATAAAGATGATGTTGAGTTCAGAGTTACAGGACTCTACGGAGAGCCGGATAGAAGAAAGAGAGATGAGACTTGGAGCCTAATCCGTATGTTATCAAGTTATAATACATTGCCTTGGTGTCTAATAGGCGATATGAACAATGTATTGTCCCAGGCTGATAAGCAAGGGGGTA
This genomic interval from Apium graveolens cultivar Ventura chromosome 8, ASM990537v1, whole genome shotgun sequence contains the following:
- the LOC141680569 gene encoding uncharacterized protein LOC141680569 — its product is MDLVQSMNVISLEDEEEGGLQIEEPTGDVIGLHVQGFDPKLCVVGRFISEGKVDFMAMQHTMAALWKPGRGVYMKELDLNLYLFQFYHEIDVKRVMEGCPWSFNRCALVMARLKEGENPRNVALNRMELWVQVHDLKLGFMSEKILSGIGNYVGKFVEVCSNNFNGVWRDYMRIRVSIDLRVPLKRRMKLKMAGDEWFWVNFKYENIPTFCFICGIIGHFEKFCSKLFEMPENDIVKPYGP